GAGGAGGTTCTGGTGGACAAAAAGCTCACAATCAAGCCCCTACTCGGAGAGAGGGGAGAGTGCGTTCTGAAGGCTGATGGCAAATCAGTGGGAATCAAGATCACTGCCGATGGATGCACGGTGGAGGGCCTCACCATCACCGGATACTCGGAGGCCGGAATTCTGCTCACCTCCACCGGAAACACCGTGAAGGGCAACACCTTCCACGAGAACCGTGCAGGCGTCATAATCGAGGGTGGGGAGACAAACCGGATAGAGAATAACAGGGTTGAGGCCTCAACCGGCGGAATAGTCCTTTACAGAGGAGCGAGAGGCAACAGTGTGATCGGCAATGAGATCAGCCTATGCAACTACTCGATAATCGCAAAGGAGGCGTACCATAACAGCATCGAGAGGAACAACATGACCAGCGCAGGAGAGGGGCTGCATCTGATCAACGCAACCGATACACAGGCAACCATGAACAGGATCACTGATGCTCTCAGCGGCATTGTGATCGAGGGATCGAGCAGGATCACGCTCTCAGGATGCGTCGTGAATAATACGGGAACAGCGATAGCTCTTGGCGCTACGAGCATCAGCAGTGCGATCAATAACACGATATCCTCATCAAACGATGGCATCGTCCTGATCGGGGCGAGTTCCTGTCTTTTGGAGAGAAATTCGATCGAGAATGTGACAACCGGTCTGATGGTTGTCGATTCATTCAACAACACCATCAGAGATAACGAGATCAGAGATGCCGAGCTGGGGCTCTTCGTCGATGGCAGCACAAGGGAGGCATATTCAAACAGCATATCCGATACCAATCTCATAGACGGCATGCCTGTTGTGTACGTGTTCAACCAGAGAAATGCCAGGATCTCAGATCACGAAGCAGCACACATGACAGTGGCATACTGTGACAGGTGCAATATTTCACAGAACAGGATAGCACATGATGCCATGTTCCTCTACGGGATCACAAACAGCACCATAGAGGGAAACACGCTGACAGGCTCATATGGCGGGATCCGTCTCATCGATTCAACAAACAACACCCTGAAGAACAACACAGCTGTGGCCACAAAATACACCGGCATGTTCCTGCGCAGCACTGCGTACAATCTGGTCCAGAACAACAGCTTGAACGAGAACGGAAACAACGGTCTGGCTCTGATTCTTTCCTACAGAAACTCGATAGCAGGGAATCTCCTGATGAACAACACCGAGTACGGGATACGGTCGAACTACTCGGAGGAGAACGAGATCACCAGCAACACGATCTCAGGAAACAGGAAAGCTGGAGTATGGTTCGACAACAGCAACAGAAGCAGCATCTATGGGAACAACATCAGCAACAACGTGATTGGCATACTGATGACGAACTCGTATGAGAACAGGATATACCATAACAACATCATCGACAACGAAGAGCAGGCATCTGATGATTTCAGAAACTTCTGGGACATGGGGCTCGAGGAGGGCGGAAACTACTGGAGCGATCACAGATGCACAGGACGGCCGTGCACAGGGTTCGCGAAGCTCATAAGCTCGACCGCGATCGATCGGTATCCCTTCGGGGAGCTCAGCGGCTGGACGCTGCCCAGAGAGGTGCCTGGCAACATATCCGCACAAAACGCATCCGCAACCAATGCGAGCATGGAGAGCATGCCGTCTACCAGGAGCCTCGCATACGCGGTTAGCAACCGGACAGGCACATCTTACAGGAGCGGGCTCGCACTCCTGGAGGCAGCTCAGAGGCTGAGAGGAGAGAGGGCCACATAGAAAACCGGCACACAATGAGATCCGCGGGCGCTCTTCTGCCCCACGGATCTCCTGCATGAGATCCCACTAAGGGATGCAGGTGCAGTGCTGCCCGGACAAGGCATCGCATGCACCTCACATTTAGGATGTGTACTCGAATAGCTGAATGATTCTGCTCTATTTGAGAGTCATGGGCAAGATGTCCCATGAGTCCGGCTGGACACTGATTGCTGCGGATTTAGATGATACGAGTACACAACCCACTTTTAGACCTCGCTAAAAGAGAACCCTGATTTGAGATTCGCCTGTAGTTCTGAATCCTCCAGCCATGTTTGAGATGATAATGACCTGAGAGGTATTCGAACCACTATGACAGCAGTCTCTGCTCACCAGAGGCAGCACATACCAAAAACGTATTTACTTCTGCAGCAGAGCTTCACTGGGGTGGTCCACTGCCGACAATAAGCGAGAAGATCCTCAGCCGGGCATCGGGAACAGAGGCAGAGGCAGGAGATATAGTCGATGCTGAGATAGACTATGCGATGTCGCATGACGGCACAAGCGTTCTCGCCATAAAGGCATTCAGGGAGATGGGATCTGAGAAGGTCTGGGATCCCGGCAGGATAGTGATTCCATTCGATCACATTGTGCCCGCGAACAACGAGACCGCTGCGACGCTTCAGGCCGAGGTGAGGAGATGGGCTAGGGCCCAGGGGATCGAGAACTTCTACGACTGCGGCCATGGCATATGCCATCAGGTCTTCTGCGAGATGGGCTTCGCTCTTCCCGGGGCGCTCGTCGTGGGCGCTGACTCCCATTCATGCACCTACGGCGCCCTCGGAGCATTCGGAACAGGTGTTGGTGCGACAGACATGGCCGAGATCTACTCCAGGGGGAGGCTCTGGTTCAGGGTGCCTGAGACGATATGCATGCGCCTTGAGGGCACCCTGGGAGAGATGGTATCAGCAAAGGATCTCGCGCTCTTCGTGGTGAAGGAGATGGGCGCAGATGGCGCCAACTACATGGCCGTGGAGTTCGTCGGCGGGGCTGTGGAGGGGCTGAGCATATCTGGCAGGATGACCCTATGCAATATGGGTGTTGAGATGGGAGCGAAGGCCGCGATAATACCACCGGACGCGAGCGTTGATGCATACCTGGCGGGAAGGGCCAGGCGCCCTTACACGCACGTCCACTCGGACCCGGGATCGTACTTCAAAGAGATAGAGTACGATGTTAGCGATCTCCCTCCACTGGTCGCGGCTCCATATCGCGTTGACAATGTTCATCCCGTCACAGACCTCGCCGGAACCGAGGTGGATCAGGTCTTCATCGGCACATGTACCAACGGAAGGCTGGAGGATCTGGAGGTCGCAGCCAGGATCATGAAAGGCAAAAGGGTGAGGATCAGGACTCTTGTGATCCCTGCCTCGAGAGAGGTGTACCTCGCTGCCCTGCGATCAGGGATCGTGGAGATTCTTGTCGAGGCCGGCGCGATGATCGGGCCTCCAGGCTGCGGTCCATGCCTCGGAGCGCACATGGGGGTTCTGGGAGATGGTGAGGTCTGTTTATCCACATCCAACAGGAACTTCCCGGGAAGGATGGGAAGAAACGGAAGGGTCTACCTGGCATCGCCTGCAACCGCTGCGGCCACAGCGATCACAGGGGCGATAGCAGATCCAAGGGACTTATGAGGTTTGATCTCCACATCCATTCCAGATACTCCGACGGCAGGGCGAGCGTAGAGGAGATACTGAGGGTCGCGAGAAGAAAAGGCCTCAGTGGAATCGCTGTGACCGATCACAACACGCTCGATGGCTCGAGGGCTGCGCTGAGGATCAGCAGATCAAGGTACAAGGAGATTACAGTCGTAAGAGGTGTTGAAATCGATACCTCTGAGGGTCATATGATAGTCCTCGGTGTTGATGAGATGCCAGTCTTGGGGAACACACCGGAGGAGACGATCGAGGAGGCGCACGATCTCGGAGGGATAGCAGTCCTGCCACATCCTTATCATCTCTTCAGGCACTCCATCGGGAGGATACCGCCTGTCGATGCTGTGGAGGTCTGCAACTCAAAGTACATCCTGGGGATATCTAATCTGAGAGCCAGGCTTGAGGCCAGAAGGTTGGGCATCCCGATGGTGGCTGGCAGCGACGCCCATCTCGCAGATACGGTTGGTTTGGGCGTGACAATCCTGAATGCATCGAGCGAGGATGACGTGCTGGAGGAGATACGAAAGAACAGAACGAAGATAGACTGCTGCAGAACTCCCTTTGGGATCGTGGCAAAGAGGCTCGCAAAGAAGATCTACAGAAGGGTTATACAGTAGGCATATGCAGATAAATCGTCCGCGGAGAGGCTTTCAGGCAATACGCCCCTGGCGAACAGATCATGTGCCTACAGAAACGCCTGCATGAGATCTTGCTGAGCGCATCAGAGCAGCATGCAAGTAACTGCAGGAGCCTCGCTAGACCAGCACCCTGCCGTGCGTGTCGATCTTCCCCTCAGCTATGCGGGTGGAGCTGATCCTTATGTTGTCCTCGGCCATCTTGTACTCGATCTGCACTATCTTCAGAGGTCTCAATCCGTTCTCGCGCCTTATCTCGTTTATCCTGTATGCGGTCGGCGCGGTCTCTGGGGAGACGACGATGTAATCGTAATCCTTCTCTATGGCTGATCCGAAGACGTCGCTGATCTTCTCAACCTCAAATCTCTCCACGCCCAGCTTATCCCTCAGAACCCTCCGGAGATTTTTAAGCCTTGTATCGAAGTCCCTGACAGGCCTCTTCCTCTGGCTCCTCGCCATCTCATCCGATGTGAGGGCTATCACCACTGTTCCATCCTCTCCGGCGACCTCGAAGGCTTTTTTCAGGAGAGCGAGATGGCCATCGTGAATCGGGTCGAATGTTCCACCTACGGCAACTCTGGCCATACGTGCGCCAGAAGGAAGCGATCGGTATAAGTAACTACCGCCTGCGCGATCTGTTAGCATCTTTCCTTGAGGATCTTCTCCACGATCTGCCTCGAGCTGCAGAGCTCGCATGTCTCCCTTTCAGAGATCCTCACGACCCTCGCATGCAGGCCCCTTCTTCTGAGCTCTTCCTTTAGCCAGCTCTCATCCATGTACTGGTCGTAGCCCAGCGTGATTATATCCGGCCTGAGATCCCTCACGGGCTCGAAGATGTCTGTCCTGCTTCCCAGAACAGCCATATCAACCATCTTCAGAGCCGAGACCATCCGCAGCCTCTGATCCTCAGGAATGACCGGCTTGGGCTTGTGCCTCACATTGGCATCCCTTGCAACAACAACCACGAGCTCATCTCCAAGAGCTCTTGAGCGCTCCAGGTAGAGAAGATGCCCTGGATGCAGTATATCGAAAGTACCGGTCGCCATCACCCTTGTCATAACGCCTCCGTGGAGGGCAGCAGAGCATCTGAACTGAAGCACGGGACGTTTCATTCCTCCATCACAATAAGATCTCTCCTTCTCCCGGAGGAGTCGTAGCATCTCCAGCTTCTCTCATCAAACGGTGGAAATGCGATTATGTGGTAGCTGCCAGTTCGGGAGAAGAACTCCAGGTCCTCCTGGGACGGAGCAGGATTCGGCACCGGATGGCTGTGGCATGATCCGACAATCGGCATGCTCGGCAGCATGTACAAAGGAACCCAGGCCATCCATTCAGAGGACTCTGTCCCCGGAAGGATCAGTATCTCCGATATCACCCCCTCTCTGGCCTGAAGCAGCCCCGCGAACTCTCGAGGCATCGACGATCTGCTCGCCTCCAGTATGAACTCCAGCGCTTCCCTTGATATCCCCTTAACCCTACGCATATCTGCTGACCTCCTCAGCCTGGGGTCCGGCGCCTGTGCTCTGCTCAGCAGATCTTAGATGAATGCAGTCTCCCGCCAGAATCCTAATAAGATTGCCATCATCTCTTCTCAGGATCAGGGCTCCATCCGGCTCCAGCGAGACCGCAAGGCCTGTCACATCGCCGAACCCCTGGACCCTGACCCGCCGGTTGATTGTATCGGAGAGCCTCACCCACTCCTGGTACACTTCCCCGGATTCGAGCAGTGCCCGCATCTCCTCAAGCACTCTTGTAATGAGCTCTCCCCGTGCGATCTCCCTCTGAAGCTCCGCAGAGATCGTGGTCGCGTTCCATTCCTCAGGCAGGGAGGAGGCGCTCATATTCGCATTTATCCCGATACCAATGATTATGTGATTTATGATATCAAGCTCCGCCGATATCTCCGTCAGTATCCCGCAGATCTTTCTACCATTGACAAGCACATCGTTGGGCCACTTTATTCTTGCATTCAGATCGTAAAGATCCCTCAGCGATCTGCAGACAGCGACAGATGCGGCCATCGTGTACCTGAACGCCTCAGAGGGCGCGGCCATCGGCTTCAGGATTATGCTCATCCATATGCCGCCTGGAGGGGAGAGCCATTCCCTGCCGAGCCGCCCCCTGCCTGCGGTCTGGACCTCAGCTATCACCACCGTCCAGCTCTCGGACTCGCTCGCGATCTCCCTTGCGAAATCGTTTGTGGATCCGACGCTCTCAAGCATTATGAGCCTGCTGCAGAGATGCTTTGGGATATGGAGATGCACCGGCTCAGGGCCGAGGAGCCTGTAGCCGAGCCGCGTGGAGGCCTCTATCCTGTAGCCCATCGAGCGAAGGTGCTGGATGTGCTTCCATACGGCTGCACGGCTTATCCCCAGCGCATCCCCAATCGCCTTTCCAGAGACCCAGCCTCCGGAAGCCGCCCTGAGCATGCGTATGATGCTGCAGGAGATCTCCTCAGCTCTTCGCCTCTCCTTCATCCTCATCAGATCTGTAGAGCGAGAGGTATGCACCCACAGCAGCCGAGACGGCGGCGATCTTTCTCGTGTCCGCACCGAGCGCAGAGGCGAGGCTCTCGCGCTTCTCCTTCTCCTCGGCCACTATCCTCTTCACGTCATCAAGGATGTTCTCCTCCCTGATGAAGTGCGTGTTGATCTCTCCTCTCCTGAACCGCTCGTTTCTCAGAACAGCCTTGTGGAACGGTATGTTCGTCGTGACCCCCACAATAATGTACTCGTATAGAGCCCTCTCCATCCTGGCTATCGCCTCGTTTCTGTCCCTTCCATGCGCCACGAGCTTTGATATCAGCGAGTCGTAGTACGGCGGGATCACGTAGCCTGTGTAGACTCCGCTGTCCACCCTGATTCCAGGCCCTCCGGGGCTCCTGTACCTCTTGAGCCTGCCTGGCGATGGAGCGAAATCGTTCATGGGATCCTCTGCGTTTATCCTGCACTCTATCGCCCATCCACGTATCTCTATCTCGTTCTGGCTGAAGCTCAGATCCTCGCCTGCAGCTACAGAGATCTGCTCCTTTGCGAGATCTATGCCTGTTATCATCTCTGTTATCGGGTGCTCCACCTGGAGCCTCGTGTTCATCTCCAGGAAGTAGAAGTCTCCATGAGAGTACATGAACTCTACAGTCCCAGCGCTCCTGTAGCGTATGGCCTTCGCAGCCCTCACCGCTATCTCTCCCATCCTCTTCCTGAGCTCCGGGGTCATTATTGGGGATGGGGCTTCCTCGATCAGCTTCTGGTGGCGTCTCTGGATCGAGCACTCCCTCTCTGATACGTAGACCGTTCTTCCCCTGTTGTCTGCCATTATCTGGAATTCGATATGCCTCGGCTCGGTCAGGTACTTCTCCAGATAGACTGTGCCATCGCCGAACGCTGACGTTGCTATCGACTGGGCCGATGCCACAGCAGGGGCTAGATCCTCGGGCCTGTCGACGATCTTCATGCCGATCCCTCCGCCACCAGCTGCTGGCTTTATTATGACCGGATAGCCGATCCGCTCCGCGATGTCCGCAATCTCCTCCGGGTCAGATATGCCCTTCTCAGTGCCGGGCACTATCGGCACCCCTGCATCCCTCATCATCTGCCTGGCGGTTATCTTCGAGCCCATCGCGTCGATGGAGCTGCTGGACGGCCCTATGAACACAATCCCGTTCTCCTCACACAGCTTCGCAAACGCTGGATTCTCAGCCAGAAAACCGTAGCCGGGATGTATCGCCTCAGCGCCGGTCTGAAGTGCTGCCTTCACGATCTTATCCATGTTGAGATAGCTCTCCGATGAGGGGGACGGCCCGATGTAGACTGCCTCGTCAGCGTACTTTGCGAAGAGCGCGTTCTTGTCCGCATCTGAATACACTGCAACGCTCAGGACGCCGAGCTCCCTGCAGGCTCTCATTATGCGGATTGCAATCTCCCCACGGTTTGCGACCAGGATCTTCTTGAACATCCCCAAACCCAATGCTCTACAAAGGTAAAACCTTTTTGGGAAAATGTTT
This Methanothrix sp. DNA region includes the following protein-coding sequences:
- a CDS encoding phosphopantetheine adenylyltransferase, producing MARVAVGGTFDPIHDGHLALLKKAFEVAGEDGTVVIALTSDEMARSQRKRPVRDFDTRLKNLRRVLRDKLGVERFEVEKISDVFGSAIEKDYDYIVVSPETAPTAYRINEIRRENGLRPLKIVQIEYKMAEDNIRISSTRIAEGKIDTHGRVLV
- a CDS encoding acetyl-CoA carboxylase biotin carboxylase subunit, encoding MFKKILVANRGEIAIRIMRACRELGVLSVAVYSDADKNALFAKYADEAVYIGPSPSSESYLNMDKIVKAALQTGAEAIHPGYGFLAENPAFAKLCEENGIVFIGPSSSSIDAMGSKITARQMMRDAGVPIVPGTEKGISDPEEIADIAERIGYPVIIKPAAGGGGIGMKIVDRPEDLAPAVASAQSIATSAFGDGTVYLEKYLTEPRHIEFQIMADNRGRTVYVSERECSIQRRHQKLIEEAPSPIMTPELRKRMGEIAVRAAKAIRYRSAGTVEFMYSHGDFYFLEMNTRLQVEHPITEMITGIDLAKEQISVAAGEDLSFSQNEIEIRGWAIECRINAEDPMNDFAPSPGRLKRYRSPGGPGIRVDSGVYTGYVIPPYYDSLISKLVAHGRDRNEAIARMERALYEYIIVGVTTNIPFHKAVLRNERFRRGEINTHFIREENILDDVKRIVAEEKEKRESLASALGADTRKIAAVSAAVGAYLSLYRSDEDEGEAKS
- a CDS encoding Mov34/MPN/PAD-1 family protein, with the translated sequence MRRVKGISREALEFILEASRSSMPREFAGLLQAREGVISEILILPGTESSEWMAWVPLYMLPSMPIVGSCHSHPVPNPAPSQEDLEFFSRTGSYHIIAFPPFDERSWRCYDSSGRRRDLIVMEE
- a CDS encoding PHP domain-containing protein, with amino-acid sequence MRFDLHIHSRYSDGRASVEEILRVARRKGLSGIAVTDHNTLDGSRAALRISRSRYKEITVVRGVEIDTSEGHMIVLGVDEMPVLGNTPEETIEEAHDLGGIAVLPHPYHLFRHSIGRIPPVDAVEVCNSKYILGISNLRARLEARRLGIPMVAGSDAHLADTVGLGVTILNASSEDDVLEEIRKNRTKIDCCRTPFGIVAKRLAKKIYRRVIQ
- a CDS encoding NosD domain-containing protein, whose product is MIRLWVISALVILLAISTCTSRNYIVDDNGFADSKSIGGAVKAASNGDIIYVKPGVYSEEVLVDKKLTIKPLLGERGECVLKADGKSVGIKITADGCTVEGLTITGYSEAGILLTSTGNTVKGNTFHENRAGVIIEGGETNRIENNRVEASTGGIVLYRGARGNSVIGNEISLCNYSIIAKEAYHNSIERNNMTSAGEGLHLINATDTQATMNRITDALSGIVIEGSSRITLSGCVVNNTGTAIALGATSISSAINNTISSSNDGIVLIGASSCLLERNSIENVTTGLMVVDSFNNTIRDNEIRDAELGLFVDGSTREAYSNSISDTNLIDGMPVVYVFNQRNARISDHEAAHMTVAYCDRCNISQNRIAHDAMFLYGITNSTIEGNTLTGSYGGIRLIDSTNNTLKNNTAVATKYTGMFLRSTAYNLVQNNSLNENGNNGLALILSYRNSIAGNLLMNNTEYGIRSNYSEENEITSNTISGNRKAGVWFDNSNRSSIYGNNISNNVIGILMTNSYENRIYHNNIIDNEEQASDDFRNFWDMGLEEGGNYWSDHRCTGRPCTGFAKLISSTAIDRYPFGELSGWTLPREVPGNISAQNASATNASMESMPSTRSLAYAVSNRTGTSYRSGLALLEAAQRLRGERAT
- a CDS encoding 3-isopropylmalate dehydratase large subunit, with the translated sequence MPTISEKILSRASGTEAEAGDIVDAEIDYAMSHDGTSVLAIKAFREMGSEKVWDPGRIVIPFDHIVPANNETAATLQAEVRRWARAQGIENFYDCGHGICHQVFCEMGFALPGALVVGADSHSCTYGALGAFGTGVGATDMAEIYSRGRLWFRVPETICMRLEGTLGEMVSAKDLALFVVKEMGADGANYMAVEFVGGAVEGLSISGRMTLCNMGVEMGAKAAIIPPDASVDAYLAGRARRPYTHVHSDPGSYFKEIEYDVSDLPPLVAAPYRVDNVHPVTDLAGTEVDQVFIGTCTNGRLEDLEVAARIMKGKRVRIRTLVIPASREVYLAALRSGIVEILVEAGAMIGPPGCGPCLGAHMGVLGDGEVCLSTSNRNFPGRMGRNGRVYLASPATAAATAITGAIADPRDL
- a CDS encoding biotin--[acetyl-CoA-carboxylase] ligase, giving the protein MRMKERRRAEEISCSIIRMLRAASGGWVSGKAIGDALGISRAAVWKHIQHLRSMGYRIEASTRLGYRLLGPEPVHLHIPKHLCSRLIMLESVGSTNDFAREIASESESWTVVIAEVQTAGRGRLGREWLSPPGGIWMSIILKPMAAPSEAFRYTMAASVAVCRSLRDLYDLNARIKWPNDVLVNGRKICGILTEISAELDIINHIIIGIGINANMSASSLPEEWNATTISAELQREIARGELITRVLEEMRALLESGEVYQEWVRLSDTINRRVRVQGFGDVTGLAVSLEPDGALILRRDDGNLIRILAGDCIHLRSAEQSTGAGPQAEEVSRYA
- a CDS encoding adenylyltransferase/cytidyltransferase family protein translates to MTRVMATGTFDILHPGHLLYLERSRALGDELVVVVARDANVRHKPKPVIPEDQRLRMVSALKMVDMAVLGSRTDIFEPVRDLRPDIITLGYDQYMDESWLKEELRRRGLHARVVRISERETCELCSSRQIVEKILKERC